The following proteins are encoded in a genomic region of Doryrhamphus excisus isolate RoL2022-K1 chromosome 6, RoL_Dexc_1.0, whole genome shotgun sequence:
- the commd4 gene encoding COMM domain-containing protein 4, which translates to MRFRFCGDLDCPDWVLAEISTLAKMSSVKMKLLCAQVLKGLLGEGIDYDKVTKLTADAKFESGDIKASVAVLSFIFSSAAKHDVDSESLSSELQQLGLPKEHTTGLCKSYEDKHTAVQDKLRETSLRLGRLEAVSWRVDYTLSSSELKEVNEPIVQLKLQTQGAESGSSETTVVSLSADKFRVLLSELKQAHTMMNALQ; encoded by the exons TGTGGAGATTTGGACTGCCCGGATTGGGTCCTTGCCGAAATTAGCACACTGGCGAAAATG TCCAGTGTTAAGATGAAACTCCTCTGTGCTCAAGTACTGAAAGGTTTGCTCGGGGAGGGCATTGAT tatGACAAGGTCACAAAGCTTACAGCTGATGCAAAGTTTG AGAGTGGAGACATCAAAGCCAGTGTGGCGGTGCTCAGCTTTATTTTCTCCAGTGCAGCGAAGCATGATGTTGACAGTGAATCTTTGTCCAGTGAGCTGCAGCAGCTTGGTCTGCCCAAAG AACACACAACAGGACTGTGCAAGTCGTATGAAGATAAACACACTGCAGTGCAGGACAAACTAAGAGAGACGAGCTTGAGAT TAGGAAGACTGGAGGCTGTTTCCTGGCGTGTGGACTACACTCTCAGCTCCAGCGAGCTGAAGGAGGTCAATGAGCCAATTGTGCAGCTCAAACTgcagactcaaggagcagagtCAGGCTCTTCTGAAACCACCGTTGTCTCACTTTCTGCTGACAAGTTCAGAGTCTTGCTTTCAG AGCTCAAACAAGCCCACACAATGATGAACGCTCTACAATGA
- the neil1 gene encoding LOW QUALITY PROTEIN: endonuclease 8-like 1 (The sequence of the model RefSeq protein was modified relative to this genomic sequence to represent the inferred CDS: substituted 1 base at 1 genomic stop codon), giving the protein MPEGPELHLASLYINKMCDGVVFAGPVRKSDVSKSPDVAFTCEAYRISAASRGKEVKVTLTPIKSDDTKAKEAQQPMDIVFRFGMSGFFRFTAEDDLPKHAHLCFYSKEKPGRVLSYVDARRFGSWQPNGTWQPDRGPCIMFEYKGFRENVVSHLSDRAFDRPICEVLLNQKYFNGIGNYLRAEILYRLNIPPFVPARAVLEGLESDDVCEDKKPVKKGIHNKEVNKADYQSSDIXQRLCVCPCQKSVKGSKKNRVEEETADLLRLCHTVPLEVVNLGGKGYDPEKMDYSDFQAWLQCYYVDGMKSIRDHNGRTMWFKGDPGPMAPKDSKSPKAKKRTNKDADHDYTHKKKVSRKQNSESTVKKEAVKKQTKAAKKERNAPQEKARPRRAVKSSDANTPQHQKKSAARRRTENNAELASGFQRRSGRLTRQNVK; this is encoded by the exons ATGCCAGAGGGACCTGAGCTCCACCTGGCCAGCCTTTACATAAACAAAATGTGCGACGGGGTGGTGTTTGCTGGACCCGTCAGAAAGTCTGATGTCAGCAAGAGTCCTGATGTGGCCTTCACCTGCGAGGCGTACCGCATCAGCGCCGCTTCCAGAGGGAAGGAAGTGAAGGTGACACTGACGCCCATCAAGAGTGATGACACAAAGGCCAAAGAGGCACAGCAGCCCATGGACATTGTCTTTCGCTTTGGCATGTCAGGATTTTTCCGCTTCACCGCTGAGGATGATCTTCCCAAACATGCCCATCTGTGTTTTTATTCCAAAGAGAAGCCTGGCAGAGTGCTGAGCTACGTGGATGCACGCAGGTTTGGCAGCTGGCAGCCAAATGGGACATGGCAGCCTGACAGAGGACCGTGTATCATGTTTGAGTACAAAGGCTTCAG GGAGAATGTGGTGTCGCACCTGTCTGATCGTGCTTTTGACCGGCCCATCTGCGAAGTACTGCTCAACCAGAAGTACTTCAATGGTATTGGGAACTATCTCAGAGCTGAAATCCTTTATAG GTTAAACATCCCACCCTTTGTGCCTGCCCGGGCTGTGCTTGAAGGACTCGAGTCAGATGATGTGTGTGAAGACAAGAAGCCTGTGAAGAAGGGGATCCATAACAAAGAGGTGAACAAAGCAGATTATCAGAGTAGTGACATCTAACAGCGTCTCTGTGTTTGTCCTTGCCAGAAATCTGTGAAGGGATCTAAAAAGAACAGAGTGGAAGAGGAGACTGCAGACCTGCTCAGGCTGTGCCACACCGTTCCGCTGGAGGTGGTCAACTTAG GTGGGAAAGGCTACGATCCAGAGAAGATGGACTACTCTGACTTTCAGGCCTGGTTGCAGTGTTACTATGTGGATGGAATGAAGTCTATACGTGACCACAACGGCAGGACTATGTGGTTTAAA GGGGATCCAGGTCCTATGGCTCCTAAAG ATTCAAAGTCACCAAAggccaaaaaaagaacaaataaagATGCAGACCATGATTACACCCACAAGAAAAAG GTGTCTAGGAAACAGAACTCTGAAAGCACGGTAAAGAAAGAAGCGgtcaaaaagcaaacaaaagcagcaaagaaagaaagaaacgcACCTCAAGAAAAAGCCAGACCCAGAAGAGCTGTGAAATCCTCGGATGCAAACACACCTCAGCACCAAAAGAAATCAGCTGCACGCAGGAGGACTGAAAACAATGCAGAGCTAGCATCAG GCTTTCAGAGACGTAGTGGGAGATTGACAAGACAGAATGTCAAGTAA